From Asterias amurensis chromosome 3, ASM3211899v1, a single genomic window includes:
- the LOC139935129 gene encoding carbonic anhydrase 2-like isoform X2 — MAQWGYTGETGPAHWCDNFPDAKGQRQSPIDIVTKDAKVDAALGPLKLTPARCADVVNNGKTVQVNIDSSETNMCGGPLKHNYRFAQFHFHWGSKDGQGSEHTVDGKPYDAELHLVHWNTDVFKAVGEALPKDQGLAVLTAFIKVGKENSAWNKLVALLTNVKCKNDKFSIQEAFDALSLLPENKSDYWTYEGSLTTPPCYESARFIIYREPVEVSAEQMSALRGLLSYCKGETPCCNASDNLSDNYRPVMPLNGRVVTASFQA; from the exons GACCAGCTCATTGGTGTGATAATTTCCCTGATGCTAAGGGTCAACGCCAATCACCCATTGACATCGTCACCAAGGATGCCAAGGTGGATGCCGCGCTGGGTCCCCTCAAACTCACCCCGGCTCGGTGTGCCGATGTCGTGAATAATGGCAAAACCGTGCAGGTCAACATTGATAGCAGCGAAACGA atATGTGTGGGGGACCTTTGAAGCACAACTACCGATTTGCTCAGTTCCATTTCCACTGGGGAAGCAAGGATGGCCAGGGCTCTGAGCATACAGTCGACGGTAAACCCTACGATGCCGag CTTCATCTAGTTCATTGGAATACTGATGTGTTCAAGGCTGTAGGTGAGGCTTTACCGAAAGACCAAGGGTTAGCCGTTCTAACAGCATTCATCAAAGTCGGCAAAGAGAATTCCGCTTGGAACAAGTTGGTGGCGCTATTGACCAATGTCAAATGCAAG AATGATAAATTCAGTATTCAAGAAGCTTTTGATGCTCTAAGCCTTCTGCCTG AAAACAAATCTGATTATTGGACGTATGAAGGTTCCCTGACGACCCCACCGTGCTATGAGAGTGCAAGATTCATCATCTACAGGGAACCAGTCGAGGTGTCTGCTGAACAG ATGAGTGCTTTGAGGGGTTTGTTGAGTTACTGCAAGGGGGAGACGCCATGCTGTAACGCATCTGACAATTTGTCTGATAATTACCGTCCAGTTATGCCACTCAACGGACGTGTGGTTACAGCATCTTTCCAGGCCTAG
- the LOC139935129 gene encoding carbonic anhydrase 2-like isoform X1 has product MPLWWGYTEDTGPAHWCDNFPDAKGQRQSPIDIVTKDAKVDAALGPLKLTPARCADVVNNGKTVQVNIDSSETNMCGGPLKHNYRFAQFHFHWGSKDGQGSEHTVDGKPYDAELHLVHWNTDVFKAVGEALPKDQGLAVLTAFIKVGKENSAWNKLVALLTNVKCKNDKFSIQEAFDALSLLPENKSDYWTYEGSLTTPPCYESARFIIYREPVEVSAEQMSALRGLLSYCKGETPCCNASDNLSDNYRPVMPLNGRVVTASFQA; this is encoded by the exons GACCAGCTCATTGGTGTGATAATTTCCCTGATGCTAAGGGTCAACGCCAATCACCCATTGACATCGTCACCAAGGATGCCAAGGTGGATGCCGCGCTGGGTCCCCTCAAACTCACCCCGGCTCGGTGTGCCGATGTCGTGAATAATGGCAAAACCGTGCAGGTCAACATTGATAGCAGCGAAACGA atATGTGTGGGGGACCTTTGAAGCACAACTACCGATTTGCTCAGTTCCATTTCCACTGGGGAAGCAAGGATGGCCAGGGCTCTGAGCATACAGTCGACGGTAAACCCTACGATGCCGag CTTCATCTAGTTCATTGGAATACTGATGTGTTCAAGGCTGTAGGTGAGGCTTTACCGAAAGACCAAGGGTTAGCCGTTCTAACAGCATTCATCAAAGTCGGCAAAGAGAATTCCGCTTGGAACAAGTTGGTGGCGCTATTGACCAATGTCAAATGCAAG AATGATAAATTCAGTATTCAAGAAGCTTTTGATGCTCTAAGCCTTCTGCCTG AAAACAAATCTGATTATTGGACGTATGAAGGTTCCCTGACGACCCCACCGTGCTATGAGAGTGCAAGATTCATCATCTACAGGGAACCAGTCGAGGTGTCTGCTGAACAG ATGAGTGCTTTGAGGGGTTTGTTGAGTTACTGCAAGGGGGAGACGCCATGCTGTAACGCATCTGACAATTTGTCTGATAATTACCGTCCAGTTATGCCACTCAACGGACGTGTGGTTACAGCATCTTTCCAGGCCTAG